The nucleotide window acaaagatTCGTTCAATTGTAGCACAGTAGAGTCCTCAAGAGATTCTAATTGATTGTCAACCAGCAAACGAAATTCAGACTCGGCATTGCCGATGTAAGCAAGCGTAAACTTCTTAGCAGAGTCGcacttgaaaaatgattGGAACAACTCATCGCGAGCTAATCTtggatctttcaaagatgtaGCCTGAGCAAGTAGAGGCGAAGGAGTACTAGTAGATTGCAATGCTACAACAATAATAGGAATTGGGGTAGCAGTCTTAGCAGTCTTTGGCTTGAACACTAACGATTTCACAGCGGTTGCATCTTGCGCCGGTTTCTCGCTCAAACAAAGCTTGGAAAAAGCTTCTTCCACAGACATTCTTTAAAATACCACGAGTAATTATCTAAAATTCCCAACAGATATCTAATAGATCGACCTCTAAAACACTATAATAGCGATGAATCTGCTGGCTTTAAAAaaactgaagaaaaaacgttaaattgatgaaaaatttcagacGTGAGTCATGACtgaaagaaaaatcaagattAAAGTTTGATATCGCATAGTTTCAAACTAAGTTAAAAGACCAATTGTGAGCTTACTCGAGGCTTTCTAGTGATTATAGGAGTACCATGTCATTGTACGTTAACGAAAGTGTCGGTGTGGACGAAACTACGGCTTGTGGAAGTCAGGAAAAGCCATATGCAACACCAGCTTTTGCGCTGTTTGCATACCAGGGTCAACAAGGCCAGGATGCTGCTGAACCCAAACTGTTTGTGTTTAAGAGTGAGGAAAATGAGTACCAGGAAATCTCTGCATCtgcattgaagaaagcgCGTAAGGGTTGTAGTGGTTTGATCAAAAAGGCCGTTAAgcagaaagaagagcagGCCAGGAAAGAGCAGCAGGATGCTGACAATGCAGCTAAACAGATGGCTGCTTTGAACATCAAGATCGAAGAGGATAAATCTTTACCTGCGGCTAAGAAATTCAAGGTTGGCCAGTCCTATGAGCATGTTGGCGAGAGAGTCAAACTTTCTGGTTGGATTCACAGACTACGTTCTAACAAGAAGGTTGTCTTTGTGGTTTTGAGAGACGGTACTGGATTCATCCAGTGTGTTTTGGCTGGCGATCTGGCTGTTGCACAACAGACTGTGGATTTGACTTTGGAATCTAGTGTTGTGCTGTATGGTACAGTGACCAAGGTTCCCGAGGGTAAGAGTGCTCCAGGTGATGTTGAATTGGTCGTTGACTACTACGAGATCGTTGGCTTGGCTCCTTCTGGTGAGGAGGCCTTCACCAACAAGATTGCAGAAGGTGCTGACCCTTCGCTATTATTGGACCAACGTCACCTAACTTTGAGAGGTGAGACCATTTCCGCTGTTATGAAAGTTCGTGCAGCTCTACTGAAATCTATTAGACGTGtttacgatgaagaaaatatAACGGAAGTGACTCCACCATGCATGGTGCAAACCCAAGTCGAAGGTGGTTCTACTCTTTTCAAGCTGGACTACTACGGTGAAGAAGCCTTTTTGACCCAGAGTTCACAATTGTATTTGGAGACCTGTTTGGCTGCTCTAGGTGACGTTTACACCATCCAGGAATCCTTCCGTGCTGAGAAGTCCCACACTAGAAGGCATTTGTCTGAGTACACTCATATTGAAGCAGAATTATGTTTCTTGAGctttgatgaacttttggACCACATCGAAAGATTGGTGATCAATTCTGTGCAATACGTTTTGGAGGATCCAGTCTCTGGTCCTTTAgtcaagcaattgaaccCCAAATTCCAAGCTCCAAAGGGTCCTTTCTTGAGACTGGATTACAAGGATGCTATTCAATGGTTAAATGATCATGATGTCAAGAATGAAGACGGTGAACCGTTTAAATTTGGTGACGATATCGCCGAAGCTGCTGAGAGAAAGATGACTGACACCATCGGTGTtccaatcttcttgatcagaTTTCCGGTCGAGATCAAATCTTTCTACATGCAACGTTGTAAGGATGATCCCCGTGTCACCGAGTCTGTCGATGTTCTAATGCCAAATGTCGGTGAAATCACCGGTGGTTCCATGAGAATTAAGGACACCGAAGAACTAATGGAAGGCTTCAAACGTGAAGGCATTGATCCAAAGGCCTACTACTGGTTCGTCGACCAAAGAAAATACGGTACCTGTCCTCACGGTGGTTACGGTATCGGTACCGAGCGTATTCTTGCCTGGTTATGTGACAGATTCACAGTCAGAGACTGCTCCTTGTACCCACGTTTCTCCGGTAGATGTAAACCATAATCGAATATCTATCTAAGTTACACAGATATATAGATGCTTAATCTCAATTATATGATTTAATCCAATATTTTCTTATCATTAGTTTTTAATCATTATAAAAAAGCTAATAACTTGACGTGAGTCATCGAAAATTTTCGACTTCGATTTAAAACAGAGGATAGTGAGCCATTGAACATCTACATCGAGCCATTTTGAACTTCACtgggtcaattgaagatgtctgATAATACGCAAAAACTCTGGGGTGGTAGATTCACCGGTGAGACCGATCCATTGATGCATTTGTACAATGCGTCACTGCCATATGATTACAAGATGTACAAAGCAGACTTGGAAGGTACGAAGGTCTACACTTCTGGGTTGCAAAAATTGGGATTGTTGACTGAAGATGAGTTAAAAAAGATTCACAGTGGGCTGGaggagatcaagaaggaaTGGGACGAGGACAAGTTTGTTCGTCATCCTaacgatgaagatattCATACAGCAAATGAAAGACGCCTTGGTGAGATTATTGGCCGTAACATTGCTGGTAAAGTTCATACTGGTAGATCTCGTAACGACCAATGTGTGACAGATTTGAGAATTTACTGCCGTGATCTGTTGAACGATAAGCTTTTCCCAGATTTGCAAGCTCTAGTTGATGTCATGATCAAGAGAGGTAAGGAAGAGATCGATGTTTTAATGCCAGGTTATACACATTTGCAAAGAGCTCAGCCAATTAGATGGTCTCACTGGCTAAGTTCGTACGCCACTTATTTTACCGAGGATTTCAAGAGGTTGCGTCAAATAATGGACAGAATCAACCAGTCGCCATTAGGTGCAGGTGCTCTTGCTGGTCACCCTTACGGTATCGATAGAGAGTTTTTGGCTGCAGGCTTGGGTTTCGATGGCGTCATCGGTAACTCTCTAGTTGCTGTTTCTGACAGAGATTTCATCGTTGAACTAATGTTCTGGGGTACTTTATTCATGAACCATATTTCTCGTTTCGCTGAGGATTTGATCATTTACTCCACTGCCGAATTCGGGTTCATTAAGTTGAATGATGCTTACTCTACAGGTTCTTCTCTAATGCcacagaagaagaacgctGACTCTTTGGAACTCCTCAGAGGTAAATCTGGTAGAGTTTTCGGTGACTTGGCTGggtttttgatgagtttgaagGGTATCCCATCCACTTATGATAAGGACATGCAAGAAGATAAAGAGGCTTTGTTCGACTGTTTAGTTACGGTTGAGCATTCTATTTTGATCGCTACTGGTGTGATCTCAACACTTTTTGTGCAGAAGGAAAATATGGAAAATGCTCTGACCATGGATATGTTGGCCACTGATTTAGCAGATTATTTGGTCAGAAAGGGTGTTCCATTTAGAGAGACCCATCACATTTCAGGTGAATGTGTCGCCTTGGCTGAAAACCTGAAATTGAGCGGTATTGACAAGCTAACTTTAGAGCAATACCAAAAGATTGACTCCAGATTTGGTCCTGATCTATTCGAAACGTTCAACTTTGAACAAAgtgttgaaagaagagacgCGACTGGTGGTACTGCAAAATCTGCTGTATTGAAACAATTTGAGAACCTAGCCTCTCAAATACATACTATTTAGAGAGATCTTTATACTTTAGTAAACCTTTAAATGAGGTCCAAAAGtcatttttgatgatcGAGGTCAGGATCGGTATTTTTGACAAGTAGCTAAAGCGACCACAGTACAGATTGCGCTGCAGTGAGCCACCTGTAGTAATCCATAGCCACAACCGCTGCATCCGGTTCCCGTTATAGCTCATAATCAAATTGTAAACGGGTTTCAACAGCGAGTCGTTAATGTTCGAACCTCTCAAGTTTAAATACTTGTAATTCGAAGGCTGAGCGCCCAATTTTAACGCTCCAACGTGAACCATAGATACTTTTAGTCTATGATATCTTTTCATAGTCTGGTTGATAGAGCTCATCAAACCAGAGATAAAAAGTTCTGCTGGATGGTGAGGAACCgccaaattcaatgaaaGTGAAGGGTTAAATAGGATTAATTGCACGGTGGAACTCTCCAAGTGGGGTAGTATCTCGACTAAAGTACTATAGTAAACCAGCACATTGGACCTGATCTCAGAAGCCAACTGACTAGTGGACATATCACCAGGAGGATAATATGCCAAGTTTGGCATGAACAGAATCGATGCCAGTTTACATGGTTCTCCTTCTCCAGACTTTGCAAGGAACCTCACGAACGAGGCTAGATCACTGGCAGATCCAGGATCAATATGTCGCAGgaaatcatcatcctccTGCCTTTCACGAAATGCCTTGGCATTGGTAGAACATATGAAGACCGTAAATCCTCTTCTGTAAAGATCCATTACCTGTGTCCGCACAATTGGATCCCGCATATCCCCAAATATTAGCACACACCTCGACTGAGATGATGGCAACCGTTCTGGAACCTTCAAAAGCTGTTTACACTGCCAAAAGAGTACTATAGCACCTGCAGTGATGCTTGCCCCGACCAAAGCCCTCTGTCTCTGTCCATAGGTCCACGATACAACTCCACCAAGCGATTCCCACACACCTGGCGACTTGGAGTCCAACTGTAAGCTCTCCAACTTTTTCACATCCTTCCCCTGTACTTGTCGCACCTTGTCAACCACCTTCCCAGCAACATCCGATACTGCCTCATTTCCTCGAGATATAACGTTATAACCAACGCTGAAAAGCCTGTCCACTATATCACGATCACCAGAACTCATTCCACACACTCACACAATCCGACTGATGCCTTCTGAAGCCTATTTCTTACTTCATTCGAACTTTCTATGCTATGAGTCTTAGTTACCCGAAAGcgcttcttgaaagattaTACAAGTTGATGAATAATTCGGCTGTTAAAGGAAAGAACTGGCAAGAAAGCAGTTTGACTAATCCATAGAAGGTCTCAAAGGTGATGGGTATCAACAATCCAATTCCCAGGAGTTTGAAGAGTGAAACCAAGTATGTTAAGTGTTTCTCGAAATGGGAAGGAAGGCCTATTGAAGGACTTCCCCTATATTGAAACATCGTCTAAGGAATGCTAACTAATTCAAATTATTTTATTATAGAAAGGCTGCAAAAGTGCTGGCAAGCTTTGTGAAGCCCAACCAGGTGTTTGGAGCTGATCAAGTGATCCCACCAAATGTGCTGAAGCGTGCTAAGGGGCTTGCAATCATTACAGTTTTGAAAGCAGGTTTCCTCTTCTCAGGAAGAGCTGGTTCAGGTGTGATTGTGGCCAGATTAAAAGATGGTACGTGGTCTGCTCCCTCGGCTATTGCTATGGCAGGTGCTGGGGCTGGTGGTATGGTTGGTGTGGAATTGACAGATTTCGTGTTTATCTTAAACTCGGCAGAGGCGGTCAAATCCTTCTCAGAGTTTGGTACTGTGACTCTGGGTGGTAATATTTCAGTCTCCGCAGGTCCGTTGGGTAGAAATGCTGAAGCAGCTGCTTCGGCGTCTACTGGTGGTGTCTCAGCGGTGTTTGCGTATTCCAAGAGTAAAGGTTTATTTGCAGGTGTCTCTCTTGAGGGATCTGTTATTGTGGAGAGAAGAGAAGCCAATAGGAAATTCTACGGTGATAGTTGTACAGCTAAGATGATCCTCTCGGGTCGCATAAGACCACCTCCAGCGGCGGATCCTATATTCCGTGTTTTGGAGTCAAGAGCTTTCAATTATAAATCGGCTATGCCTGCTGACGACTACGAGGACGATTTTTACGATGATATACCAAGTTCTTTTGATTCCTCAGAAGTGTCGTCCACCCGACCCACCACGAAATCTAcgaggcaaagaagaagcggATCCCGTAGCTATTTTGACGATGACGACggttttgatgatgagcatAGTGGCTATAACGGCCGCCGTAGTGGTCGTGACCGTGAGGATTATAATGATAGTTTTAATGACCCATCAGGAGCCAGTGAGTACTACAGAAGCCAGAGAAGACAGACCCAACGGGATAGCAGATCGCCTCAACATACCAATACTCGTTGGGAAGATGACATATACGATCGTGATCGTGATGTTGATGACTTGTCTAACAGATTCTCCAAGTCAAGAATATCTTCTAGCTCGGCCGGTAACGGACGTGCATCTAGACCAATGTCAGAGAAGCCTGACTTCGGCTCTCCTAGTTCATCCAATGCGCCAAAGGCGGTGGCGTTGTACAGTTTCGCCGGCGAGGAATCTGGCGATCTGCCATTCAGGAAGGGTGACGTTATTACCATTTTAAAGAAATCAGAGTCTCAAGATGATTGGTGGACTGGAAGAGTTAATGGAAGAGAAGGTATTTTCCCAGCAAATTATGTTGAATTGGTCTAATAATTAATTATCTGCGCCAAATCTTGTAATTCGATATTTCCCAAATTAGTATTATATAATGAAACAACTTTGTGTATCTGCAGCTACACAGCGTTGATTACAATACATTGAGGCTGAAAGCCCATTCTTGTTTGTCTTAACTTTTActcaagttcaattgaagcttactttttgaaaaaatatcagCTACTTTacatttgcaaaattcatTATTTAGCTCATCTAAAATTGTTCATCTTCCGAAACCGAGGAAGTTCGCAGCTTCCTTAATCTGTCTTTGTAAGATGCCTTCGTGTTGTGTATTGGTGTTCATTAAAAGCATAAACTTTGTCAAACTATCAATATCGCCTCGCCAATAAACGTCAAAAATATAATCTGCTATACAAGTAAGGTTCTCATCTCTAGTTGCACTTGGatacttcaaaaaatcaatacCCTTCCTTACTTGTCTTCTTAAtaaatgaagaatttcGGCCTTTTGCTCCTCATCTTTACGATCACACTTGTTCTTGCCTAAAGGCAGTGGTAACTGACTGAAACCATTCTGATTAGGAGATTGCTTCATAGAATAGTAGAGTGGGTGACATAATGGAAAAGCCAACAATTGAGCTTGCTGGAAATCCCTGGGGCCATCAATTCGGACATTTGTTGGGGCGGCAGTAGGCTCATACTTTCCCCAGGAACATTTAATGACAGAACCTCCGATTAGCCGATTGTTCAGTGAAGCAAACACTCTGGTTGCATCATTCTTGGTTTTGCACTTGATGAAACCTGAGTAGGTCAGTGTTTTCTCATTGAAAGAGGTTATGTGTAATTTATTGATTTTTATCCTCTCTTGAATACACAATTGACtcaaaaattcttcatttaGCACTGGGCTCACATCATCGATCTGGACGATtgttttgtaatttttaTAATTTGAAGGAGATTGGTTTTTACCTTCTTTGGGTACTGCTTTCGAAACGATGAGCCGCCTGTTcttaaactctttgtcaTTGTAGAACTGAATAGACTTGCTCGTATCTGACCCTCTCTTGTAGGTTACGAATGCCCAAAGAGAGTTGAATTTAGGTGCTTTAGAAGAAAACACTGATTTAACGGGCCCAATAttactgaagaaatctaGAATCTCTTCATTAGTACAATCCATAGGTAAGTTTTTAACAAAGACCGCGTTCGGATGTGGGACCTGAGAACCAGAATCACGTTGAAGTACGACCTTATTGGAATCCTCTGTGGTCAGTTCTTCCATGGCAACTGTTATGGAGTCCAAATTGGATATTCTTTTCTCGAACTCTGGATATTTACGAaaatctttatcaaaatgAATACCACATAAAACCTTATTTCCAAAGAACTCCTTGCCGTTGTAATCTTTTATCACCTTCCTTGCTGACTGATCGTTATTGAAATAGATAAAACCAATATCTTTTCTCTTATCCAGTTTACATGACAAAATCTTGCCATATTTCTTAAAAGTGTCATAGAAAACCCTTGTTGTCAATCTGGAATCTTCAAGtggtaaatttgaaaagaaaacaTTCGTACCGACATTCTTGCGATAAAAGGAGTTTCTGAGAGAAGGCATAATTCTTACCTCTTGTCCTTCAATGGGTCTGTAATTGAATTCTTCTGTGGCCTTCTCTGCATCTTCGCTGTTCGCAAAATTCAAATAGCCATAACCCAGAGACTTTCCTGAGTTTGAGTCCAGGCATATTTTCACAGAGGTTAGTGACCGAAATTTGCCAAATATATCCCTAAGCATATTCTCAGTAACTGAAGGCTCCAGGTCACCGATAAATAATGCCACCACTGATTTACTTTCCAAAGTAGAACTTAGCTTCGATTTTATCCCCACGTTAGCAGCAGAATCGCCATTTGTGTAGTTCAACTTAACTACATCAGACGTTTCGGATTGTGAAGATCTCGATGAAACCGAACTGTTTTCATCTTTACCTTTTGGATGCTCATCAAGTGTCTCTATTATAGTGGTTGTCTTAATGGTCTCATCCTTGAGAATTTCACCATGTTTCCTACTGACATTTGGGGAGATGTTGTTCAGAATGTTAACCCTCCGCGGAATGAAAGGGTTAATCATGTTTTATTACTTGGCTGACTGTGTCGAAAGTTGATTTTTTGTTGTTTGATTATTCCAATCAGATATCACAGTGGTGAGTCCTTTCAAATATTCTTCTGGGGGCACAACAATAATTTTAGAAGAATAATGAGAAATCCGAAGGTCTTAAACCCTTGAGTATGCTTTTTACCGCTTTTTATATTTGAGTTTAAGTTTAAATTATCAATTTTGTGACACCTTTTGATAGGAAAAAATAATAATCcgtttgaaaaataatgaaagCTAGAACCGATTGGCAAAAGC belongs to Torulaspora delbrueckii CBS 1146 chromosome 4, complete genome and includes:
- the DED81 gene encoding asparagine--tRNA ligase DED81 (similar to Saccharomyces cerevisiae DED81 (YHR019C); ancestral locus Anc_1.353), whose translation is MSLYVNESVGVDETTACGSQEKPYATPAFALFAYQGQQGQDAAEPKLFVFKSEENEYQEISASALKKARKGCSGLIKKAVKQKEEQARKEQQDADNAAKQMAALNIKIEEDKSLPAAKKFKVGQSYEHVGERVKLSGWIHRLRSNKKVVFVVLRDGTGFIQCVLAGDLAVAQQTVDLTLESSVVLYGTVTKVPEGKSAPGDVELVVDYYEIVGLAPSGEEAFTNKIAEGADPSLLLDQRHLTLRGETISAVMKVRAALLKSIRRVYDEENITEVTPPCMVQTQVEGGSTLFKLDYYGEEAFLTQSSQLYLETCLAALGDVYTIQESFRAEKSHTRRHLSEYTHIEAELCFLSFDELLDHIERLVINSVQYVLEDPVSGPLVKQLNPKFQAPKGPFLRLDYKDAIQWLNDHDVKNEDGEPFKFGDDIAEAAERKMTDTIGVPIFLIRFPVEIKSFYMQRCKDDPRVTESVDVLMPNVGEITGGSMRIKDTEELMEGFKREGIDPKAYYWFVDQRKYGTCPHGGYGIGTERILAWLCDRFTVRDCSLYPRFSGRCKP
- the ARG4 gene encoding argininosuccinate lyase ARG4 (similar to Saccharomyces cerevisiae ARG4 (YHR018C); ancestral locus Anc_1.354); translation: MSDNTQKLWGGRFTGETDPLMHLYNASLPYDYKMYKADLEGTKVYTSGLQKLGLLTEDELKKIHSGLEEIKKEWDEDKFVRHPNDEDIHTANERRLGEIIGRNIAGKVHTGRSRNDQCVTDLRIYCRDLLNDKLFPDLQALVDVMIKRGKEEIDVLMPGYTHLQRAQPIRWSHWLSSYATYFTEDFKRLRQIMDRINQSPLGAGALAGHPYGIDREFLAAGLGFDGVIGNSLVAVSDRDFIVELMFWGTLFMNHISRFAEDLIIYSTAEFGFIKLNDAYSTGSSLMPQKKNADSLELLRGKSGRVFGDLAGFLMSLKGIPSTYDKDMQEDKEALFDCLVTVEHSILIATGVISTLFVQKENMENALTMDMLATDLADYLVRKGVPFRETHHISGECVALAENLKLSGIDKLTLEQYQKIDSRFGPDLFETFNFEQSVERRDATGGTAKSAVLKQFENLASQIHTI
- the YSC83 gene encoding Ysc83p (similar to Saccharomyces cerevisiae YSC83 (YHR017W); ancestral locus Anc_1.355) is translated as MSSGDRDIVDRLFSVGYNVISRGNEAVSDVAGKVVDKVRQVQGKDVKKLESLQLDSKSPGVWESLGGVVSWTYGQRQRALVGASITAGAIVLFWQCKQLLKVPERLPSSQSRCVLIFGDMRDPIVRTQVMDLYRRGFTVFICSTNAKAFRERQEDDDFLRHIDPGSASDLASFVRFLAKSGEGEPCKLASILFMPNLAYYPPGDMSTSQLASEIRSNVLVYYSTLVEILPHLESSTVQLILFNPSLSLNLAVPHHPAELFISGLMSSINQTMKRYHRLKVSMVHVGALKLGAQPSNYKYLNLRGSNINDSLLKPVYNLIMSYNGNRMQRLWLWITTGGSLQRNLYCGRFSYLSKIPILTSIIKNDFWTSFKGLLKYKDLSK
- the TDEL0D02240 gene encoding SYLF and SH3 domain-containing protein (similar to Saccharomyces cerevisiae LSB3 (YFR024C-A) and YSC84 (YHR016C); ancestral locus Anc_1.356), which translates into the protein MGINNPIPRSLKSETKKAAKVLASFVKPNQVFGADQVIPPNVLKRAKGLAIITVLKAGFLFSGRAGSGVIVARLKDGTWSAPSAIAMAGAGAGGMVGVELTDFVFILNSAEAVKSFSEFGTVTLGGNISVSAGPLGRNAEAAASASTGGVSAVFAYSKSKGLFAGVSLEGSVIVERREANRKFYGDSCTAKMILSGRIRPPPAADPIFRVLESRAFNYKSAMPADDYEDDFYDDIPSSFDSSEVSSTRPTTKSTRQRRSGSRSYFDDDDGFDDEHSGYNGRRSGRDREDYNDSFNDPSGASEYYRSQRRQTQRDSRSPQHTNTRWEDDIYDRDRDVDDLSNRFSKSRISSSSAGNGRASRPMSEKPDFGSPSSSNAPKAVALYSFAGEESGDLPFRKGDVITILKKSESQDDWWTGRVNGREGIFPANYVELV
- the PES4 gene encoding Pes4p (similar to Saccharomyces cerevisiae PES4 (YFR023W) and MIP6 (YHR015W); ancestral locus Anc_1.357), with the protein product MINPFIPRRVNILNNISPNVSRKHGEILKDETIKTTTIIETLDEHPKGKDENSSVSSRSSQSETSDVVKLNYTNGDSAANVGIKSKLSSTLESKSVVALFIGDLEPSVTENMLRDIFGKFRSLTSVKICLDSNSGKSLGYGYLNFANSEDAEKATEEFNYRPIEGQEVRIMPSLRNSFYRKNVGTNVFFSNLPLEDSRLTTRVFYDTFKKYGKILSCKLDKRKDIGFIYFNNDQSARKVIKDYNGKEFFGNKVLCGIHFDKDFRKYPEFEKRISNLDSITVAMEELTTEDSNKVVLQRDSGSQVPHPNAVFVKNLPMDCTNEEILDFFSNIGPVKSVFSSKAPKFNSLWAFVTYKRGSDTSKSIQFYNDKEFKNRRLIVSKAVPKEGKNQSPSNYKNYKTIVQIDDVSPVLNEEFLSQLCIQERIKINKLHITSFNEKTLTYSGFIKCKTKNDATRVFASLNNRLIGGSVIKCSWGKYEPTAAPTNVRIDGPRDFQQAQLLAFPLCHPLYYSMKQSPNQNGFSQLPLPLGKNKCDRKDEEQKAEILHLLRRQVRKGIDFLKYPSATRDENLTCIADYIFDVYWRGDIDSLTKFMLLMNTNTQHEGILQRQIKEAANFLGFGR